CAAAACACTTAAATCCTTATTTTTACTAATATCTAAAGTTGTCAATTTATTGCTGCTGCATTGCAAGGATGTCAGCCCCGTATTTTTGGTAACATCCAAACTATTCAATTTATTTGCATAAGGATGTAATATATTTAAGGCTAAATTTCTACTTACATCAAGAGAAGTCAATAAATTTGAACCACAATTTAATTCTTTCAAAGCAGTATTTTGGCTTACATCCAGAATTGTCAGTTTATTTAACCAGCAAACCAACTGAGTCAGGGAGGTATTTTTACTTACATCCAAAGCAGTTAATTCATTAGTATTACAAATTAAATTAGTTAACGCAATATTTTTAGACACATCCAAACCAGTCAATTTATTTCCTCGACAATTCAGACTAGCCAGAGCTAAATTTTGGGTAACATTCAGAGATGACAATAAGTTAGAAGAACAATCCAAAGTTTTTAAAGCCATAAAATCCTGTATCCCGGTTAAGTCTGCTATGCCTTTATTAAAAACATCTAAACTCGTTACACGAATGATGTTATCAGTAAGTACTTTTCCGTCTGTAATGCCAGAATCGTATCCTAACCCAATTAAAACTCTCTCAAATTTAACATCCGGAATAGCAGTGTAACAGCCAGTTATGCTGTAATTCGCGATGGCGTCTTTTATCCATGCTGAATTAGGAGGAGTTGTGCTATCGGCCTGAATACACTTAAGGCTGGAATTGCCACTAGCATCAAAAGATGTTATAATGGTGTTCTTCCCGTTTTTCACATTTAAGGTTGAGAGTTGATTATTATTACAAGACAAAGAGGTCAAAGAGGTGTTTTTATCAAGATTTAAAGTGGTCAGTTTATTTGAGGAACAATTCAACACTTTCAATGACACGAAATCTTCTATACCAGCTAAATTTGTGATATTTTTTGCTGATACATCCAAATTTGTAACACCTGCAATATTAGAAGTAAGTACTTGTTTATCCAGTGGCGTAATATCATAACCCAAATCAATCAGTGCCTGTTCAAAATTAGGATCTGGAATTGCTGTATATCCAGCTTCTGCACAAAAAACACTATAACTAGCAGCAGCATCTTTAATCCAGCCAGCATTTGGAGGTGTTAGATTATCAGCCTGGATACACGAGAGTCCCGGGTTATCTTTACCATCGAAAGTCGCTATCCCGCTATTGTTCCCATTTTTAATATTTAAAGACGTTAGTTTATTAGAATAGCAATAAAAGGATATTAGATTTGGATTTTTACTTACATCCAAAGAAGTCAATTGATTAGAAAAGCAACTCAAATAATACAAATTAGGGTTTTTGCTAACATCCAAAACGGTTAATTTATTTTCTCTGCATTGTAAAAAACCTAAAACCGGATTGTTGGTCACATCCAAAGAGGTCAATTGATTTAAATAACAATTCAATGTAGTTAGAGCTTTATTTTGACTAACATCCAAAGCAGTCAGTTGATTTAATTCACAATAGAGTATTTCTAAAGCAGTATTTTTGGTTACATCCAGAGTGGTAAATGAATTTCCTCCACATTGTAGATTGATTAAAGCCGTATTTTGGGATAAATCCAGAGGAGTATTAAATTTATTTACAATGCAATACAATCTTTTTAAAGCCTTATTTTTAGTTACATCAATTGTTGACAGCTGATTTTCACTGCAATTAAAATCTGTCAAAGCCAAATTTTTGGACACATCCAAAGAAGTTAACGAGTTTTTAGAAGTAAACAGTATATTCAAAGTCAGATTTTGGGTAACATCTAAACTGCTTAGCCGATTACTATCGCATTCTAATTCCGTTAAAGCTGTATTTTTAGATACATTCAAAGTGGTCAATGCGTTTGCGGAGCATTTCAAAATTTTCAACGCTAAAAAATCCTGTATTCCTGTTAAATCTGAGATATTTTTACCCGCAACATTTAAACTGGTTAGATTAGCAATCCTATTTGTAAGTACTTTTCCATCTTTGATACCGGAATCGATTCCCTGATTAATTAAAGCCTGTTCAAAATTAGCATCAGGAATAGCGGTGTATTGGGCATTTACTGTAAAGCATAAAAATAACATTGCAAAGAATGTCATAAAGAGTTTGTTTTTTATCATTTAGTCCACGGTTAAGTTTTAGTATTCAATAGTATTCTTTATAAATCTTAGTTTCCTTTTTTATTTGTGATGAATATAAAGCTCATACCCAAAACTAATATTCTTTTTACATTTGAAAAAAAGCTGACTTAATAAATGAGACAGCTTTTTTTTGATTATCGTATCAATTTCACATAGGCACTATAGGCGTCGTCTTTAATCGAAGTCCGCAGGTAAACTTCGTTTTCGTCTTTTGTTTTAAACTCAAACTGAATTAAAGCAGCATCAGAAAAATAAAACAACGATTCATCATCGCTGGCAAATTCAAAATTCGAAATTGGTCTGGTGGTTAATTTAACTTCTGATGCTATTTCGCCATTTGTCAAGTCTATCTGAAAAAGTTTTCCTTTTCGGGTGTATCCCCAAATGTTATCACTTTCTTCAATCATGTATGCGATAGTATCGGCTTTAAAATCCGTTTTCCATAACTGAGTTCCTGTTTTAGCATCTACAGCGTATATAGAAGAAACGTCCTCCCCTTGTGCCGCAAAGTAGACTTTTTTGTCTTTCCCAACTATATGTTCCCTTACATTATTTTGATTTTCATCGAATTTAAATTCCCACAAAACATCTAATTTATCCGGGCTTAAAGCATAAACTGTATTTTTTTCATTGGCTATAAATATAGTTTCCCCATCAGTTGCAGGCTTTCCGGAAATGCCCCCTTCAAAGCTTTTCTGGCTCAGGATCTTTCCTGTATTGGCATCAAAACTATAGACATTTGACCCGCTTTGGGTAAAAACTTTGTTGTCAAAAAACAGAACAGGCATATCGTTATTAGCAGCTTCTAACTTGTTGCTCCAGGCTAAACTTCCGTCTTTTACATTCAGGGCATAAATGGTATTATTGGGACTTTGAGTCGTTACAAACAGTTTCCCATTATTGATGACCGGAATTTGATTTTTTAGTATAATTTGATCTTTACTATCCCCTAATCTTGATTTCCAAAAAATT
The Flavobacterium flavigenum genome window above contains:
- a CDS encoding PQQ-binding-like beta-propeller repeat protein, yielding MKQKLIILLFVFTVINVFGQVPVTSKPAETIDPANTISATADAFSNKSIRPVKKVPLDEALILIYDYDGTLFTFDLESETIAWTVKATDAFTEMCANGVTLLDGVLYVPFINGEIFAIDNQTGEIFWKSRLGDSKDQIILKNQIPVINNGKLFVTTQSPNNTIYALNVKDGSLAWSNKLEAANNDMPVLFFDNKVFTQSGSNVYSFDANTGKILSQKSFEGGISGKPATDGETIFIANEKNTVYALSPDKLDVLWEFKFDENQNNVREHIVGKDKKVYFAAQGEDVSSIYAVDAKTGTQLWKTDFKADTIAYMIEESDNIWGYTRKGKLFQIDLTNGEIASEVKLTTRPISNFEFASDDESLFYFSDAALIQFEFKTKDENEVYLRTSIKDDAYSAYVKLIR